A part of Streptomyces sp. NBC_01210 genomic DNA contains:
- a CDS encoding ATP-binding protein gives MAFTGPAGAGKTTLLEEVRRLAPERECTALFAKGGEQERSLAFHVVRQLLQPLLASYSESERRELLGDWYGIVGPCVGLSPAVEGVVPDPQGVRDGLDWVVTHVSVQRGPLVLVVDDAHWADAESLAWLTSFAVRVEELPVLLVVAYRAEEMPDEATTFSDMVGRNRVGPLDLAPLTPAAVAHLMREALGTEADDDFCREAWLVTGGNPFETVELAAKVRDGQLVPGRENACALRDLAAETRGGGLVDRLEQLGTLAVRMAWAVAVLGSEATFGMAAALAAQGPAEAAQATDTLRTERILTYGMKPEFVHPLIATAVYRAIPPAMRVALHGKAAWELVEAGKGPAAAARHLLETQPEGDVWVAEQLRDAAREYVRRGAPDAARRCLSRALREPPPAGLRATVLHELGSPALLHDPAVTVNHLRAALEEPDLQPALRQSIVIRLGRALSHCDRLTEAADLAMEEFRTATDSRERLRMLMEHFRMSAFTSDDREAPALSRRLSHLTRRLSGESQTERYLYGLRAWDAMVRGEPAATAVEFAERALGSGGMSWTDERWGFEVPSLVALTFLYCDRPDRAEHLYAGAIAEYEQQGWRGVHLSLGYSLLGYIRFWKGQLTDAEDFVRAGLQLADRLGPAGIHAQWYAMATLIEILMARGETAAAQELAVARRFGKPFPSAVTLPDAETVHGELLLARGMDKEAAEELSAVGRRLDLRGMRNPAWCPWLPQLSLATRTTDAGRALDLAQEALRRAERFGTATAVGKALSVLARVTDGPEGIALLRRAVTTLELSPSSYELASALVEFGTALRRAGLLSQAAEPLHRGVDLAGRCGAVGVAARARDELVTAGLRPRRLDVVRHEPLSGAPSA, from the coding sequence ATGGCCTTCACAGGACCGGCCGGAGCGGGCAAGACGACCCTCTTGGAGGAGGTGCGTCGCCTTGCGCCGGAGCGGGAGTGCACCGCGCTCTTCGCGAAGGGCGGCGAGCAGGAGCGGAGTCTGGCCTTCCATGTGGTGCGGCAGTTGCTCCAGCCGCTGCTGGCCTCGTACTCCGAGAGTGAGCGCCGGGAGCTGCTGGGCGACTGGTACGGCATCGTGGGCCCCTGTGTCGGCTTGAGTCCCGCCGTGGAGGGCGTGGTGCCGGATCCGCAAGGTGTGCGGGACGGTCTGGATTGGGTGGTCACGCATGTGTCGGTACAGCGTGGCCCATTGGTCCTGGTCGTCGACGATGCGCACTGGGCGGACGCGGAGTCCCTGGCGTGGCTGACCTCCTTTGCCGTACGGGTCGAGGAACTGCCCGTACTTCTGGTCGTCGCGTACCGCGCGGAGGAAATGCCCGATGAAGCCACGACGTTCAGCGACATGGTCGGGCGGAACCGGGTGGGTCCGCTCGACCTGGCGCCGTTGACGCCGGCCGCGGTCGCCCATCTGATGCGCGAGGCGCTGGGCACCGAGGCCGACGACGACTTCTGTCGTGAAGCCTGGCTGGTCACCGGCGGCAATCCCTTCGAGACGGTCGAGCTGGCGGCGAAGGTACGCGACGGTCAGCTGGTCCCCGGGAGGGAGAACGCCTGCGCGTTGCGGGACCTTGCTGCCGAGACCAGGGGCGGCGGCCTGGTGGACCGGCTGGAGCAGCTGGGCACGCTCGCTGTGCGGATGGCCTGGGCTGTGGCCGTCCTCGGCTCGGAGGCGACCTTCGGCATGGCTGCGGCGCTGGCGGCGCAGGGACCGGCCGAGGCCGCGCAAGCGACGGATACGCTGCGGACCGAGCGCATTCTGACGTACGGCATGAAGCCGGAGTTCGTCCATCCGCTGATCGCGACGGCGGTCTATCGGGCCATCCCGCCCGCGATGCGGGTGGCACTGCACGGCAAGGCGGCCTGGGAGCTCGTGGAGGCGGGCAAGGGTCCGGCTGCGGCGGCTCGACATCTGCTGGAGACACAGCCGGAGGGGGATGTCTGGGTGGCGGAGCAGCTACGCGACGCGGCCCGGGAATATGTGCGCCGTGGTGCTCCCGACGCTGCCCGGCGCTGCCTGAGCCGCGCCCTGCGCGAGCCTCCGCCCGCGGGACTGCGGGCCACGGTGCTGCACGAACTCGGTTCCCCGGCGCTCCTGCACGATCCGGCCGTGACGGTCAACCATTTGCGGGCTGCGCTGGAGGAGCCGGATCTGCAGCCGGCACTGCGGCAGAGCATCGTGATCCGTCTCGGGCGGGCGCTGTCGCATTGCGACAGGCTCACGGAGGCGGCGGACCTGGCGATGGAGGAATTCCGTACGGCCACGGACTCGCGAGAACGCCTTCGCATGCTCATGGAGCACTTCAGGATGTCGGCGTTCACCTCCGACGACCGGGAAGCCCCGGCTCTGTCCCGTCGGCTCAGCCACCTCACGCGGCGGCTGTCCGGTGAGAGCCAGACCGAGCGCTACCTCTACGGGTTGCGCGCATGGGATGCGATGGTGCGCGGCGAACCGGCGGCAACCGCGGTGGAGTTCGCGGAGCGGGCGCTGGGTTCCGGCGGGATGAGCTGGACGGACGAGAGGTGGGGCTTCGAAGTCCCGTCGCTGGTGGCCCTCACCTTCCTGTACTGCGACCGCCCGGACCGGGCCGAGCATCTGTACGCGGGAGCCATCGCGGAGTACGAACAGCAGGGCTGGCGCGGGGTGCATCTCTCGCTCGGTTACAGCCTGCTCGGTTACATCCGGTTCTGGAAAGGTCAGCTCACCGACGCCGAGGACTTTGTACGCGCCGGGCTGCAACTCGCGGACCGCCTGGGGCCCGCGGGCATTCATGCGCAGTGGTACGCGATGGCCACCTTGATCGAAATCCTGATGGCCCGCGGAGAGACCGCGGCTGCCCAGGAGCTGGCGGTCGCCCGCCGGTTCGGTAAGCCGTTCCCCTCGGCCGTGACGCTTCCCGACGCCGAGACTGTCCACGGCGAACTGCTGTTGGCCCGGGGCATGGACAAGGAGGCCGCTGAAGAGCTGTCCGCGGTGGGCCGCCGCCTCGATCTGCGTGGAATGCGCAATCCGGCCTGGTGCCCGTGGCTGCCCCAACTCTCGCTGGCTACCCGGACGACGGATGCTGGGCGGGCGCTGGATCTGGCGCAGGAGGCACTGCGCCGCGCCGAGCGCTTCGGTACGGCCACGGCAGTGGGGAAGGCGCTGTCTGTGCTCGCCCGGGTGACGGACGGGCCCGAGGGAATTGCTCTGCTGCGGCGTGCCGTCACTACGCTGGAGTTGTCGCCCTCGTCGTACGAACTCGCGAGCGCTCTGGTCGAGTTCGGCACCGCTCTGCGCCGTGCCGGACTTCTCTCGCAAGCGGCCGAGCCTCTGCACCGTGGAGTGGATCTGGCCGGTCGGTGCGGGGCCGTGGGTGTTGCGGCACGGGCGCGCGACGAGCTGGTCACGGCGGGGCTGAGGCCTCGCCGCTTGGATGTGGTGCGGCACGAGCCGCTTAGCGGAGCACCATCCGCGTAG